Proteins co-encoded in one Armatimonadota bacterium genomic window:
- a CDS encoding PstS family phosphate ABC transporter substrate-binding protein, with translation MNTKSSWQIAAFALCGLMVLAGCGNSGAPANGTSDASGSGGGSLAGDIKVDGSSTVLPISEAVAEEFGGSYSGVRVTVAESGTGGGFKKFIAGEIDVADASRPIKDEEDADCAKAKIEYVELPIAYDGIAIVVNPKNTWAKSITVDELKKLWAPEAQGKVMKWSDIRAGWPDRPVKLYGPGTDSGTFEYFTEAIVGKKNASRGDYSASEDDNVLVQGIAGDEGALGYFGLSYYLANKDKLSLVAVDDGNADNGAGPIAASETTVRDGTYQPLSRPLFIYIKKSSLDQPHVAAFAKFYIQNAATLSAETGYVALPDSAYPMIEKRLQDKVLGSVFKDSKPGMKIEDLLKKEQGG, from the coding sequence ATGAACACGAAGAGTTCTTGGCAGATTGCGGCTTTCGCGCTTTGCGGCCTCATGGTTCTGGCCGGATGCGGCAATTCTGGAGCGCCGGCGAACGGCACGAGCGATGCCTCTGGATCGGGCGGTGGTTCCCTAGCCGGAGACATCAAGGTGGACGGCTCCAGCACGGTCCTCCCCATTTCCGAAGCGGTCGCCGAGGAGTTTGGCGGCTCCTATTCGGGAGTCAGGGTCACCGTGGCCGAAAGCGGCACCGGCGGCGGATTCAAGAAATTCATCGCGGGCGAGATCGACGTCGCGGACGCCTCTCGGCCAATCAAGGACGAGGAAGACGCAGACTGCGCGAAGGCCAAGATCGAGTACGTCGAGCTGCCGATCGCCTACGACGGCATCGCCATCGTGGTCAATCCCAAGAACACCTGGGCCAAGTCGATCACCGTGGACGAGTTGAAGAAGCTCTGGGCGCCGGAGGCGCAGGGCAAGGTCATGAAGTGGAGCGACATTCGCGCCGGCTGGCCCGACAGGCCGGTCAAGCTCTACGGTCCCGGCACCGATAGCGGCACCTTCGAGTATTTCACCGAGGCCATCGTCGGCAAGAAGAACGCGAGCCGCGGCGACTATTCCGCCAGCGAGGACGACAATGTACTCGTGCAGGGGATCGCGGGTGACGAAGGTGCGCTCGGCTACTTCGGCCTTTCCTATTACCTAGCCAACAAAGACAAGCTCTCGCTCGTGGCGGTGGACGATGGCAACGCCGACAACGGCGCCGGTCCCATCGCTGCAAGCGAGACCACGGTCCGCGACGGCACCTACCAGCCCCTATCGCGGCCGCTCTTCATCTATATCAAGAAGTCCTCGCTCGATCAGCCTCACGTGGCGGCCTTTGCGAAGTTCTATATCCAGAACGCTGCAACGCTCTCGGCCGAAACGGGCTATGTTGCCCTTCCCGATTCTGCCTATCCGATGATCGAGAAGCGGCTCCAAGATAAGGTGCTGGGCTCCGTCTTCAAGGACTCCAAGCCCGGGATGAAGATCGAGGACCTGCTCAAGAAGGAGCAAGGCGGCTGA